DNA sequence from the Schistocerca americana isolate TAMUIC-IGC-003095 chromosome 2, iqSchAmer2.1, whole genome shotgun sequence genome:
GGTGGACGCGAAGCTGGCATCGGCGCTTCTGGACGGGTGTGGGTCGACCCCCCTGCACGTGGCGGCAGCCAACAGGCGCGACGTGGCGGTACGGCTGCTGCTGGAGGCGGGCGCCGACTACGAGGTGAGAGACGGCCGCGGGCGCACGCCCCTccacgccgccgccgtcagtggcagcgTCCACGCCCTCCGGCTGCTCCTGGATGCCGGCGGCGATCCGGAGAGCCGGGACTCTGAAGGAAAAACGGCGGTGCACCTCGCCTGCGAAGAAGGCCACACGAGCGTCCTGATGGTGCTGTACAAGAGGGGCGTGTCCCGCAGTCTAGTCAAGATGCAGCTGCTCTTGTCGGGCGAAAGTGGCAACGTAGAGGGGGTACGACTCGCGCTGAAGCATACGTCTAGCTGGGGCGGCGCGTGGAGCGAGCTGCACACCGTGGCCATCAAGGGAAGTGGCACGGCAGTGAGGACTCTACTGGCTGCAGGCTTGGACCCGAACGCCCGCGACGCCAACGGCGACACCCCGCTGCACGCCGTGGCGGCCGCGGGCTgcccgggggcggcggaggcgctgGTGGAGGCCGGCGCAGACGTGGACGCGGCCGACTCGAGCGGCTCGACGCCGCTGCACTACGCGGTGCGCGCTGGAAACCTGGGGGTGGCGCGCGTGCTGCTGGCCGCGGGCGCCGACGTGGAGGCGCGCGACGCCGAGGGCGACACGCCGCTGCTGCGCGCCGCCGCCAGGGGCTGCGCCGACGCCGTGGCCGCGCTCGTCGCCGCCGGTGCCAGGACCGACGCCACTGACGCCGCCGGCAGGACCGCCGCACAGGTGGCCAGGCTGCTAGGCCACAGTGGGCTCATCAGCGGCCTGCTGGATCGCACACACAACAGCCACATAGCAGAAGGAATACCGGTTGCGGCGTTTCGACGTTAAGCAGGTCTCGCGAAAATCATTTGCGAAACTCCTTAGGAGGGCAAATTGCTACGATTCTATAATACATGTACATAGCTACAGAGGCGTTTCACTTAGTGCATTCTTTAAATCTGTTGTGCGGCAAATAAATACGTTTAAAAATTTTCCTAATGGGacgaaatcggtagacgtgatatacatctgcagacacgcaaataccataattacaatttcagaaaaactgagcaTATCAATCACACATCGGGCCATATCTGGTCCTTATGCAAACAGCTTGTACAGCTTTGTATTGGATTGATACAGTTGCTGCATGtgctcctgagggacatcgtgccaaattctgttctacCTTACATCGTCATAGTTGGTTTAGCGCCCTCACCATAAGGCTCCAAACGTTCACAATTGGGGAAAGGTCCAcctatcttgctggccaaggtaaggtctGCTAAGCACAAAgaagagcagtagaaactctcaccgtgcgtGGGTGGTCGTTACCTTCTTGAAATGTGaccccaggacggcttgccatgaagggcaacagaatatGGCGTACAATGTTGTGGACGTACTTCTGTGCTCCAACCATGCCACGGATGTGAACCAAAGGAGTcttactatggaaatggaaatgccatgtggctagggcctacaGTCAGGTAGAccagtcacctggtgcaagtctttcaagttgacgccacttcggcgactttcgagtagatggggatgaaatgatgatgagaagcacaacacaacaaccagtccctgggcggagaaaatctccgacccagccgggaatagaacctgggCCATTAGGTCTGACATTCTGTggtgctgaccactcatctaccggggcCGGAGAGTCttgatatggaaaaaaaaaaaaaaaaaaaaaggtcaggcaccccaggccatcacttctggttgttgaGCTGTATGGCGTGCGACAATAAGGTGGTATCCCATCGTTGTCTGGGACGTCTTCAAATATGTcatcggcctggaatcttattgactggagtagaattatcttcagtgatgagaaacaCTTAGAATTGCGGCGCAGTGACCATCAAAGACGTGTGTGGAGATGCCCCAGAGTGTGGTTGGATACCGACTTCACTGTCGCCTGTCATATGGCGTCACaacaatttcttttcatagcaggacccttttggttgtcatctgcagtacACTCACAGCAGCATAGCAACGATGTTGTACGTCCCGTTTTGTCGCCTTTCATGGCAAACCGTTCTGCGATTGTATTTCAGCAAGATACGCTCGGCCACACCCTATGTTGCCcaccaaggtcgccagatctctccctaactgagaaAATCTGTAGAATTATGGGCAGGACCCACCAGCACACTCGTAATTTTGAGGGTCTAATgctccagttggatagaatttggcacgatataccttAAAAGCACACCCAAcatctctatcaatcaatgccaggccgaataactACTGACATAAGGACCAGAGATGACAAACGCGCCATTGACACCCTCAATTTGTAtaattctttctcttgaataaatcatccagtttttccgacgttgttgtcatttgtttgtctctacgtgtacatcagatctaccgatttccgtcagaTTCGAATAATTCCTCCGAAGttcctttcgtttccttttttttttttttttttttaat
Encoded proteins:
- the LOC124594177 gene encoding CARD- and ANK-domain containing inflammasome adapter protein-like; this encodes MMAAKKWTVEEVFRWTPVRFAEETGSWEWIEKMLQSGMSAKDLTVTTRRLSIVETGASLMRDVCSAGHLQLLRLALSVDAKLASALLDGCGSTPLHVAAANRRDVAVRLLLEAGADYEVRDGRGRTPLHAAAVSGSVHALRLLLDAGGDPESRDSEGKTAVHLACEEGHTSVLMVLYKRGVSRSLVKMQLLLSGESGNVEGVRLALKHTSSWGGAWSELHTVAIKGSGTAVRTLLAAGLDPNARDANGDTPLHAVAAADVDAADSSGSTPLHYAVRAGNLGVARVLLAAGADVEARDAEGDTPLLRAAARGCADAVAALVAAGARTDATDAAGRTAAQVARLLGHSGLISGLLDRTHNSHIAEGIPVAAFRR